The following nucleotide sequence is from Catillopecten margaritatus gill symbiont.
ATTGCACGCGTGGTTAAGTATTGCAGGACATTGAACCCTGGGTCAAACTGGGTGAGAAAATTGAGAATTTCTAGAAACATATTATTTGATTGATAGCAGCTCTAAATTAAGAATAACCAGTAAATTGTCTGCTATATCCTTGTTAAAAACTTGCATATAGCGAGCGATAATAGTGCGTTTTTCACCGACTTGCATTTCACTTACTGATTCATCAATAGCTTTTACGATTTTGTTCATTCCTACTGCAAAAGTCAACGGCTCTCCTGCCTCATGCACTTTGGTGCCATCGGCTAAATCAATGGATAAATTGATTTTTGCAATATTACCTGTGTTGGGTCTTGCACCGTTACCTTGGTGGTTAATTTGCATAAAGTAACCTGATTTTGTGGCAGTTGCTTCTTTGTAATTGGCTTTCACAAAATTGATGAGTTTTTCATATTTTTGTGTTTGCCTTGCTTTTTCTTTGTCTAAGTTTTTTTGGTTGTGCGCTTGAAATGCCTTTTCATCTGTTTGGAATTTTTTAGCTTTCTCACCCACACGAATAATCTTTAATTTACGAATAAAATCCCCTTTCTTAATGCGATTGACTATGCCCATGCCTTTGACCACATGACCGAAAACAGTGTGCTTACCATCGAGATGTACAGTGGCAGTGTGGGTGATAAAAAACTGAGAGCCGTTAGTGTTTGGACCTGCATTTGCCATGGACAAAATACCTGGTCTATCATGTGTTAAATCTGTAATTTCATCGGCAAACTTGTAACCCGGACCACCTGTGCCATTGCCTTCGGGATCGCCCCCTTGAATCATAAAGTCTTGAATGACACGATGAAATTTCAAGCCATTGTAATAAGGTTTGCCTAGTTGCTTATTGGAAAACTTTGTTCCCTCTGCCAAACCAACAAAGTTAATCACCGTAAGCGGGGTTTTTTCGTAGGCAAGTTTAACAATGATATCACCTTGATTGGTATGCAGGTTCGCATATAATCCATCATCTAATTTTGCATGAGATTGAACGGATACAAATAAAACAAAAAGCAGAAACAAGGCGCGCACAATCATCATGGACAAAGTGTTTTAAATAAAGTCATTATGTTACCAAAGATACACCCGTTAATCAGTTAAAATATGCACCCATAAAGTAAATAAAATCTATACGGAGTTCAATATGTCATTATTAATTACCGACGAATGTATCAATTGCGATGTTTGTGAACCAGAATGCCCAAATGAAGCAATTTTTATGGGCGATGAAATCTATGAAATTGACGGCGATAAATGCACCGAATGTGTCGGTCATTTTGACGAACCACAATGTGTAGAAGTTTGCCCAGTGGATTGCTGTCTATCTGACCCAGACCGTGTTGAAACCGAAACCGAACTACTAGCAAAAATTAAGTAACAATGTAAGAGGTTCAACCTCTTACATTTCAGGCAATAAAAAGGCGGTCTGTTGACCGCCTTTTTTATGGTTTAAAGAAACCTATTTACCAAGTGTTTCTTTAAGTGCCGCCAAACACAGTGTAATGTTTTCTTTCCTTGAAGAATGACCCATCAAGCCAATACGCCATACCTTACCTGCATAAGCCCCCAGTCCTGCACCAATTTCTAAGTTGTAATCATTCAATAAAGTCGCACGCACTTGCGCATCGTCAGCACCTTCTGGGATGAACACAGAGTTTAACTGTGGTAAACGGTCGGCTTTATCCACCAAGAAATTAATCCCCATTGCTTCCAAACCATCACGCAATAACGCATGATTAGTTTGATGACGCGCCCAAGAATTTTCTAAACCTTCGTCAGTGAGCATCACCAATGACTCGTGTAAACCGTATAAAGTATTCACAGGTGCAGTATGGTGGTAAGTGCGTTTTGCACCCTCGCCCCAATAACCCATCACCAAATTCAAATCTAAAAACCAAGAAGTTACAGGCGTTTTGCGATTGCGAACTTTAGTCAAAGCGCGTTCGTTAAAACTCACTGGCGAAATACCTGGCATCGCCGATAAACATTTTTGCGTGCCCGAATAAATCGCATCAATTTCCCATTCATCAACCCGCAACTCAGAACCACCCAATGAAGTAACCGCATCAACAATGGTAATACAGTCATTATCATGTGCAATTTTACAAAGTGCTTTCGCATCTGAACGCGCACCTGTTGAAGTCTCAGCATGAACAAATGCCAATATTTTTGCATCAGGATTATCTTTTAACGCTTGCTCAACTTTATCCGTAGAAACTGCTGTGCCCCAGTCATCATTAACGATAATTGCCTCACCGCCAAAACGCGTTACATTTTCCTGCATACGCATTCCAAACACGCCATTAATACAAATCACAACCTTATCACCCGGCTCAACCAAATTCGCAAAACAAGTCTCCATCCCCGCAGACCCTGGTGCAGATACTGGCATCGTCAATTCATTTTCAGTCTGAAAAGCATATTTTAATGCTTCCTTAGTCTCGTCCATCATCCCTACAAAAGTAGGGTCAAGATGCCCAATGGTAGGTCGTGCCATCGCTGACAAAATTCTTGGATGCACATCAGAAGGGCCAGGGCCCATTAAAGTTCGAACTGGTGGGTTAAATGATTTCATAGTATTATCGTATTTAAAATTAAATCAAACATTATAAATTAGTTGGGCAAAAAATTTACGCATTTTGTTTAAGTGTATTAAGAGACTCCTGCATTGGGTATGAATACCGCCTAAAAGCCAACTTTCATCCATTTGATAACTTTTACAAAACCTGTATTAACCCTGCTAGGACTGGCTTTGTAAAAATTACCAACTGAATAAAATTTAACTTTTATCCGGTATCCATACCCAATGCAGGAATCTCATTAATTTTATAGTTACTCATATTTATCACAAAAGATACTTAAAATATATATATTATAATTTTGCAATATGAATGTAAATTTTAATTGGGATAAGTCTAAAAATAAAATTTCAGTAAAAGGTAGAGGTATCTGTTTTGAAGATGTTGTGAATGCTATTTATGAAGGTAAAATATTGGATAATATTAAGCACCCAAACTCAATAAAATATCCTAATCAATTTATGTATGTGATTAGGATGATAGGCTATGTTTATGTTGTTTCATATATTAAAAAAGACAATGAAATATTTTTAAAAACCATTATTCCAAGCAGAAAAATGCACAAACTATACGAGGATAAATTATGATTTTAGACGAATATGAACAAGACCTATTAGAGGCAATTGAAAGTGCGAATAGTTTTGAGCAAGTAGATAATTTTGAAGAAGAATTATTAATAGCAAAAACCGCCGCTAAAAACTATCTTAATAAAACTAAAAACATCAATATAAGAATCGCAGAACGAGATATGTTAATGCTAAAAAGAAAAAGTGCCAAGGCAAATATCCCCTATCAAACGATACTTTCATCGTTGGTGTATCAGTTTGTGGAAGATAAAATAACTTTAAAAATATAACGCTTGAATGATTTGTTAGATGTTTTTAAATAATTAATGTTTGTGTCCCCTTATCTCCTACGACCAAACTCACCTGACGCGTTAGCGGTCAGGTGGAGTGCCTTGTTATGTGTTTTTTCCAAAACTCTATCACTTTATTGCACAGGTCGATTATTTCGACTCTATCTTTTCCAAAAAACAAATACTCAAACTTTGCTGGCAGTTTCGTGGGTATAGAAACTCCTTGCTTGATACTAACAAAACTACCTTTTGGCTTGCTATGCTTAGCATGATTACAAAATAATCTAATCAATCTCAACTTGTTATCAATATTACCAAGATTGCTGGAATCTAATTCATGAAATTTCATGACGTCTTCTTTTTCATTTGCCAATTTTTTCATTGTCTCGTTAGAATCAGAGTTTCCTATCCAACTAGGGAGGCAATTTAGCGATAAAAGACAATTTGTTGCATCGTAGATATTGTAAGTTTCTTCAAACCTATCCAGCTCCGTCTCGGCTTTTATAAGCCAGTCAGCATAGCAAGATAGTGTTGGTATTTTAGAAAAATCTTTCACAACAAAATTAATGCCGCAATTCCTACAGCTATTCCAATAACTATCAAACAACCAATAGCAGTGCTAAAACCAGGATTCTTCTGCCCACAGTGCGGGCAAGTTCTTGCTGTTTTAGAAACATCTTTTCCACAAGATTTACAAGCAGTGAGATTTTTACTCATGTTCAGACTCCGTAAGACACATAACTATTTATTAGTTACAAAATATATCAATAACTATGTGTATCTTATTAACAATCAATATATTTGAGCAACTTTAACTAAAAATATATTTAATGTCAGTCGTTTTAAATTGAAAGCATTAAACATAACGATAAAACCACAATTTTTAAATTGCAATTTTAATAGTTTATTATACTGAAAATTTCAAATTATAACAACAACAGAAAATTGCCTTGGTTATAATATATCTACATTGTAGATACAACTAGGAAAGTATAATGCGTATAGAAAGCAGGGTGCAAAAATGGGGTAATGGCTTAGCAATAAGAATGTCGGGTGCATTGAGGACGATACCCAATCTTAAAGAGGGGGATATTCTTTCTATTGAGGTTAAAGAGGATGGGTTTAGTGCCATTAAATCTAAAAAGAAAAAATGGAGCGAGGCAGAATTATTGTTAGGAATGGACAGCAATAATGCCCACGCTGATTTAGCCGTTGATTTACTCCCAAGTGAATATGGGGACTGTTGAATATTGAAAGCACAACTTATGAAATACATAAAACAGCCCCTTTCTAGCGCCACACAGCAGTCCTCTAGGAGGGTTTACCCAAAAAGGCGTCAAATAGCTGGCTATTCTCCTCATTTTTGGGTAAAAAATGCACTATTTTCTGCATTCCCTAAGTCGCACTCTCAACATTCAACAGCCCCATATGAATAAATATATCCCCGATAGAGCCGATATTATTTGGCTTGATTTTGAGCCGACAAAAGGCAAAGAAATTGGCAAATATCGCCCCGCATTAATATTATCCTCTAAAGAATATGCACAAAAAACGGGGTTAATTATTTGCTCACCCATCAGCACTAGCATTCGTGGCGGTGCAACAGAAGTGCTTATTGATGGATTGGATAATCCTAGTGTTGTCGCGGCATCTATTGTCAATACGCTGAGTTACAAAAACAGAAAAGCGAAATTAATTACCAAGTCCAGTCAAAGCGTAGTTAATGAAGTTTTGGCTAGATTATTACCTTTAATGGGCGGATAAAACAAATGAAAACCATACAACAACTACAAAAAAACCTACCTAAAAACACCGTCCTAACAGGCGAAGAAAATACTCGCCCCTTTGAGTGTGATGGGCTGAGTGTTTATCGACAAAAGCCGTTAGCCGTGGTATTGCCTGAGAATATTGCACAAATTAAGCAAGTATTAAAAATATGCAAGGCGAATAATACGCCAGTGGTAACTCGTGGGGCGGGGACGGGTTTGGCGGGTGGGGCGATGCCGCTTGAAAAATCGGTGGTGTTGGGATTATCAAAACTCAATAAAGTCAAGTCGATTGATGCTTCAAAACGCTTGGCGGTGGTGGAGCCAGGGGTGCGGAATATTGCGATTAGTGAGGCGGTAGCGGAGTTTGGATTATATTATGCGCCTGACCCGTCGAGTCAGATTGCTTGCACGATTGGCGGCAATGTGGCAGAAAATTCAGGCGGGGTGCATTGTTTGAAATATGGGTTGACAGTGCATAATATTGAAGCCTTGAAAATACTCACAATTGACGGCGAGGAATTGAATTTGAGTCGTGATGATGAGGGTTTGGGGCTGTTAGCATTGATGAATGGCTCAGAGGGTTTGTTGGGGGTTGTTACTGAAATCACCGTCAAACTCACCCCGACACCCGAACTGGCACGGGTGGTAATGGCAGCCTATGACTCCGTGCGTGATTGTGCGAATGCGGTGGCGGATATTATCAAGGCGGGGGTGATTCCTGCTGGGTTGGAAATGATGGACAGTTTTGCCATTGAAGCCGCCGA
It contains:
- the pucG gene encoding (S)-ureidoglycine--glyoxylate transaminase → MKSFNPPVRTLMGPGPSDVHPRILSAMARPTIGHLDPTFVGMMDETKEALKYAFQTENELTMPVSAPGSAGMETCFANLVEPGDKVVICINGVFGMRMQENVTRFGGEAIIVNDDWGTAVSTDKVEQALKDNPDAKILAFVHAETSTGARSDAKALCKIAHDNDCITIVDAVTSLGGSELRVDEWEIDAIYSGTQKCLSAMPGISPVSFNERALTKVRNRKTPVTSWFLDLNLVMGYWGEGAKRTYHHTAPVNTLYGLHESLVMLTDEGLENSWARHQTNHALLRDGLEAMGINFLVDKADRLPQLNSVFIPEGADDAQVRATLLNDYNLEIGAGLGAYAGKVWRIGLMGHSSRKENITLCLAALKETLGK
- the fdx_2 gene encoding Ferredoxin → MSLLITDECINCDVCEPECPNEAIFMGDEIYEIDGDKCTECVGHFDEPQCVEVCPVDCCLSDPDRVETETELLAKIK
- a CDS encoding putative FAD-linked oxidoreductase; amino-acid sequence: MKTIQQLQKNLPKNTVLTGEENTRPFECDGLSVYRQKPLAVVLPENIAQIKQVLKICKANNTPVVTRGAGTGLAGGAMPLEKSVVLGLSKLNKVKSIDASKRLAVVEPGVRNIAISEAVAEFGLYYAPDPSSQIACTIGGNVAENSGGVHCLKYGLTVHNIEALKILTIDGEELNLSRDDEGLGLLALMNGSEGLLGVVTEITVKLTPTPELARVVMAAYDSVRDCANAVADIIKAGVIPAGLEMMDSFAIEAAEGFANVGYPLDAQALLLCELDGTTEQVQAELDSVLKVLSGASSLRVSESEEERLDLWKGRKSAFPAVGRLSPDYYCMDGTIPRRHLADMLEKINELSQKYQLRVANVFHAGDGNLHPLILYDANVKGELERTEEFGTEILKLSVDMGGTITGEHGVGVEKLDAMCHQFNPKELAIFHKIKAAFDPKSLLNPGKAIPELHRCAELGAMHVHHGKLPHPELERF